In Dermacentor variabilis isolate Ectoservices chromosome 10, ASM5094787v1, whole genome shotgun sequence, the genomic window GTATCGAGAGATTCTCGAGAGCAGCGAGCAGCTGGCTACACCGCCAGCCAGATATGGACTACTGCGGTCGGCCAGCTACCAGAGCTGGCTGTCCAACTTGGGTATGGAGCGCGCGGGCAGCGGGGCCACCAGCGAGGCACGCCTGCTGTACGAACGCGTGCCCGTGCTCTGTTTGGTCCGCGCCACTTCCGCGCAGCAGGCGCGCTCGGTGCTCAACACGTGGAGCCGCCGCTGTAACCGGGCAGTGTTCTTCGGGGGCCTGTCGGACCCGCACGTGCCCGTCGAGCGGGTGTCTGGTGGCGCGTGCGCGCTCTTCACGCGTGTCGTGGCCAAGCACAGCGGCTCGTTCCGCTGGCTGCTGCTCGTGGACGACGAGGCGTTCGCCGTGGTGGAGAACCTGCGCTTCTACGTGGCCCCACTGAACGCCAGCGACATCCACTACCTGGGCCACCCCGTGCGATGGGGATCCGCCTTTTACAACGCGCTAGCGGCCGGCGTCGCGCTCAGCGAGGGCGCCGTGCAGGCGCTGCGCCATCGCTGCCGTGCTGCAGCGTCGTCCGAGGAGCTCGAGCGGGCGGTGGCCGCCGCGCTGCACGGCGCCCCGGTGGACACGCGTGACCCGTTGCTCCGGGGCCGTTTCAACCCGTTCGCCGTCGAGGAGATGATAGTGCCCGGATCCGTGGCGTACGGCCACCCACACCGGCGCTCAAGCCTCTTCCGCAGCCCCGAGGTAGACGGGCAAGCACGACGCGCTTTCACAGCGGCCGCTTCAACCTCTTTTGATGTCCTACTTACAAGTATATTGACAGCAAACACTGTACTTTTAGTTCGGCACATTAGTTAATGAGCTCCTTACACCGAGAATTACTAGAAAAATAACTGCTAGGCATAGCGTTACTGTTGTTCCGTCGCCATAATAATTCCCAGACTGAGAACTACCATGAGCATAGAGATTGCGTTTTAGTACGATTGTAAATGACCACAGATCAAGACGCATTCCAAGCAATTGGACGTAATTTTTCTTTGATTTAAAACTGTCATTATTTGAATTGCAATTATGGCGGTACACATTTTAAGAACCAGTAACCTATGCATAACAGTAATTTCTTGCAACACATGGACATTGTAAtgacgcgcaaaaaaaaaaaaaaaaatgccgggcaagcgactgcaaattgagcacttgagacccatatctctcacttcttgcgcggggaaactcatggagcacgtggtcctagcgaGGATAACCACCTACCTCGAAGACTGTGACGCGCTCCCGCCCACAATGATAGGATTCAGGAGAAAcctctcagcgcaggacgctctgttaCAACTAAAACATAAGATCATAGACGATTCGGGCAGATCGACAAAGGCAATTCTCGGTTTGGAcctaaaaaaggccttcgataacgtaacaCATGCAACGATACTAGATAGGGTAGGCGAACTAGGACTGGGAAAACGCACGTACGATTATGTACGCAATTTTTTAACTGGTagaaaggcaaagatcacgatagcggacctagtttcTGAGGATATCGAGATAGGCAGCgcaggtacgccacagggctcggtcttatcaccgatgctattcaatctggctctaatcgggctgccagccaagctacaagaaatcgagGGTCTAAATCGTACcttatacgcagacgatatcaccctatgggtgagaaacggaagtgacgggcAGATAGAACAGACGCTTCAAACAGCGGTCGAAACAATAGAAAAATATCTAGAAGGGACAGGGCTAAcatgctcggcagagaaatcggagctgttattgtacagaccgactcgcacaggtcgcaaaccaggcaactacagggaagagctcacccatagagaggagatacagttaaagGCGGCCGATGGAaaacccatacccaaggtcgataggatcagggtattggggctcctcattgaagctaagggcaacaacggagaaaccctcagaagactggagggaactgtagcgcaaatcatgaggctaatcagaaggataacaaataaacatagcggtatgaaagaagaaaacacaatcaggttaatacaggccttcgtaataagtagaatagtGTACGTAGTGCCGTACTTAAAATGGCAGGTCGCGCtaaagatcaaactagaatgcctcattcggaaaatatacaaactagccataggactaccgatcagcaccagcacggacaagttgctgcaattaggcctacacaacactatagatgagctcattgaagcgcaatgtacggcacaatatgaacgcctctcaaagactagagcaggcagacacatcctagagagataagacataggttaccacacacagcatggtgtcaaggtggacatcccgagagatacgaaggaaagatt contains:
- the LOC142559744 gene encoding glycoprotein-N-acetylgalactosamine 3-beta-galactosyltransferase 1-like, translating into MHGLVRVAAFLVASVSGSLLAVIVLQYREILESSEQLATPPARYGLLRSASYQSWLSNLGMERAGSGATSEARLLYERVPVLCLVRATSAQQARSVLNTWSRRCNRAVFFGGLSDPHVPVERVSGGACALFTRVVAKHSGSFRWLLLVDDEAFAVVENLRFYVAPLNASDIHYLGHPVRWGSAFYNALAAGVALSEGAVQALRHRCRAAASSEELERAVAAALHGAPVDTRDPLLRGRFNPFAVEEMIVPGSVAYGHPHRRSSLFRSPEGGRCCSQHAITFHGVNPVDMFLLEYLVYGLHVGSEGGLSPTSSPPANAPMELASLLRGKAFVKPYGIIAGTF